DNA from Rubripirellula lacrimiformis:
ACGTCTGCGAATTCCTCGGCCAAATTTTCCTGATCGTCCCCGCGAAGGGCCGATGCTAGCTCGCCAACTTCTTCCATCAGCCACATGAAAGTGCCGTCGACGCCGCGGATAACGTCTTTTTCGTAATACATCTGATGGATGTGCCGTTGCAGGTCGGCAATGGACAGCTCGTCACTCGATCGAGGGGGCTGAGAAGAATCGCTGGATGGCATCGGGATCGCCTGGGCGGACGTTGAAAATGGATGGGGACGGCAAATGAGGCAATATTTGACGTGGTAACGTGAATACTTTGGCTGATTTTGGGCCAAACGCCCACAACCTATCCCGCTGCCCCATCCCACGGTAGTCAACTACAGTGTTTGCGGTCGTTTGGTTCCATCACATCTGTTCGCAACTCCGAAAATCTCTCCATCTATGACTGAATCCAAGCCTTCGCCGAGCGAAAAACCCGCCGGGAACGCTGGTTTTCATCGCTATCCCTTCTATTCACCCCGATTCTGGCACGGAATGCGTCCGGCGACATGGTTCGGGTTGCTACGCAGTGGGCGGTGCCGAATTCATCCCAGCCGAATCGGGATTCTGATCGGGGTCACCATCGCGACCCCCTTCAATACGCTGATGGCGGGCATCCAGTGGCTGATTTTTCGGCGTCAGCTTGCCGAAGCCGAATTGCACGGTCCCCCGGTTTTTATCGTGGGGCATTGGCGAAGCGGGACGACGTTGTTGCACGAATTGATGGTTCGCGACGAGCGGCTGAGCAGTCCGTCGACGTACCAGTGCTTTGCCCCCAGCCACTTTTTGATTTCGCAGTGGTTCTTTCGGCGGTTCGCCAACTGGCTGTTGCCGGGCAAACGACCGATGGACAACATGGCCGCCGGATGGGAACGCCCGCAAGAAGACGAATTTGCGCTGCTGACCTTGGGACTGCCATCGCCTTACCGCCGCATCGCGTTCCCCAATGAAGGGCCGGCGGATATGGATTACCTGGACTTCGAGGGTGTTCCGCCAGCGGATATCAAAACTTGGCTGCAAGGTTTGCGATCGTTTCTGCTGCGCGTCAGCATTTCGACCGGGCGTCCGCTGATCATCAAGAGCCCGACTCACACCGGCCGGATCGCCCAGTTGGCTGCCGAGTTTCCAGATGCCAAATTCATTCACATCACTCGTGACCCACGCGATCTGTATCCATCCACGATGCGTTTGTGGAAAGGGCTTGATGAAGTCCAGGCCTTGCAACAACCGGACGAATCGGATTTGGACCAGTACGTCGTCGATTGCTTTCAGCGGATGTACGGCGCGTTCCACCGAGATCGCGATCAACTGCCCTCTGGCCGCTTGATGGACGTCCGTTACGAAGACCTGGTTGCGGATCCCGTCGCCGTGCTGCGTAATATCTATCAGTCTTTGCACCTCAGTGACTTCGATGCCGTGTGCCCCGTCATCGAAGAGTGGGTGGAAAGCGAACACAGGGGCTATCAACCCAACAAGCACCAACTCGAACCGGCGACCGAAGCGATGATTCGCGGCGCATGGAAAGAGTATTTCGATCGGTACGGTTATTAAACGATGCGTCAACAACTTCGCTGCTGGATTCAAATTGGTTCGATGTCCGCACTGTTATTGGGCGTTGTGCCCGGTTGCAGTGGGAAGCCTGCCCCGGAATCGGCGGCCGTTCCCGTCGAAAAATCTGCGGAACAACCGCAGGTCGCCAAAGAACCGGCGCCGATCGCGCCGCAGGTCTACGAAGCCAGTGCCGACGAACTGCTGGCCGCCCGCCTGCCAGCAGACCAAGCCAGCGAAGGTTGGATTCGACTGTTCGACGGGCACACGCTGTACGGATGGGAGATTACCGGAGCGGCCAATTGGCGGATCGAAGACGGCAGCATCGTGGTCGATGAAGGCGCCAAATGCCTGCTTTGCACATCCATGCCCTGGCAAGATTTTGAATTGGAACTGGAATACCAGGCCGACGCCGATACCAACAGCGGCGTGTTCCTGCGAACGCCCCTGGAACCCGAAGATCCGGCGTTGGACTGTTACGAAGTCAATATCGCGCCGGCCGATAACCCCTATCCCACCGCCGGACTGGTCAAACGCCAGAAAGCTGACCCGGTCAGCGAACCCGAGTCGGCTGACGCGTGGCGGACAATGCGGATGGTCTTGGACGGGGACCACCTGACGGTTGCCGTCGATGGCAAAGTCGTCAACGACTATACCGACAAGGTCGGTTTGGAAACCGGCCGGATCGGGCTGCAACACAATGGTGGCCGGATCGCCTTTCGGAACATCCGACTAAAACCGATCGGGCTAAACAGCCTATTGAGCAAAGACTTGGACCAATGGACCAAGTACCCCGAAATGCCCGGCAGCTTTACCGTCACTGACGATGGTGATCTGCATGTCCAGGGCGGACGCACGCAACTGGAATCCAAGCAGTCCTTCGGCGACTTTGTCCTGCTGGCACAGTACCAATTGGCCAAACCCGAAATGAACTCGGGGATCTTTTTTCGTTGCATTCCAGGTGACGAAATGATGGGCTACGAATGTCAGCTGTCCAACGAAGTGAAAGACGGCAACCCGCTAGCGCCCGCCGATACCGGCACCGGTGGAATCTTTAAACGCCAAGACGCTCGCGTCGTCGCCGGTGATGCGGACAAGTTTTCGACTCTGGTCTTGGTCGTCCATCAGCAGAAGATTGCTGCCTGGGTCGAAGGAGTCCAAGTCAGCAATTGGTTCGACGACCGCAAAGCAGACGAAAACCCACGACGAGGCCTACGCTTGGAACCCGGCACGATCATGATCCAAGGTCACGATCCCACCACCGACGCCAAGCTAAAGCAAATCGCCATCCGCGCGATCGAGTAGCCGAAGCGGATACAGAAAGTCCATCACGCCACCCTGGCCCCGAAACCTGCTCAACCGTAGTGGACTTTGCTGGTGGGGGCCGTTTTCGGTTGGGGGGAATTCTGGCGAATCCGGTTACGAGGACACTGGGGGATTCTGACGAATCCCGTTTCGTTGTTTGGGAACTCATTCAACAGTCCGCTGCATTAGGTCCTTGGGGAACTCGGCTGGCCAGTCGCCGGTTAATTTCATGTCGCGAATTTTGACATCCCGTTTCACTTCTCTTAGCAATCCTGGACGCGATGATTCCGCGATTGGTATGTCCATCAGGGGTTTGTCATTCAATTGGACCTGAACGACTTCGCCTTCGCGTGTCATCGTGATGGTGTTCCATGACTCGTCATTGGGAACGTTGTCGGCGGCAATCGGTTCAGCCGGCGGATCCAGCTTGTCGTCACTGACAAAGTCCGTCGATGACAGATCATTGGTGATAGCGATCCAGGATGGTAGCGTGCCTTTGCGAGTCAGTTTCAGCGCCGTGCGTCCAATCGTAGGATGGACTTCCGTTTTATCCCACTGCCACCAGAACGAATATTCGATCGTATCGCCGTCCATCAACGGACGTAGATATTCGATATGGGATTTAGGGTCAGACGCGTTGCTGGTTTCTAAAGATTTGTAAATCAGTTGGCCGTCTTGAACGAGCCATCTGGTCGTATCGTTTTCAAGCCCTTTGCGACGTGCCTCGGCGATCTCGCCGGCGTCTTGGTCGTGTCCGATCGGCAATAGCGGGTCGGCTTGGTAGCGGCCGATGGTCAGAATCCCCCAGCCTCGCAGCGTCGCGTCGATTGGATTGATCTCACTTGGGATCACCGGATCGCCTTTCACGCGAATGTTGTTGAACTTGGTCGTGCGATCCATACGGTGCAAGATCGACAGCCAGGGAAACGACTCGGTTTTCAGGTCGGTGACGTAGTCATCACCGTTGCAGAAACCTACCACCTCGTTATCAGTCACTTTCAGCCCTTCGGTGTTCAGATGATTGCTTTCAATGTTGGGAACTTTGACGTGCACCGACCTACCACCCATCGAGGCAATCAACGCCTCTTTCTTCCATCCGTTGGGACGGTACAAGATGCCGCCATAGCCCATGTCCGATTCGCCCCAGTTGCCGTCCCAAATGTCGGCAGTGACTTCGAACGATCCCGTCACGGGAAAGCGAAGCATCAACAGCGTCAAGTTGTTGCCACTGGTGCCGCTGACCCATCCATCGTCATCAATCGCAAACATGGCCGGCAAACTCGGCATGTTGGATACTGTTCGCATCGGCAGGGTAACGGGAGCAAAATGTTTTAGTGGCGACTGAGTGCTCGCACCAGCTGCGCGTCCGACTCCGGCGAGGGCTCTGATGCGTCCCAATGCTGATTGGATCATGGGATGTTGCCCGCGAGTGGCAAACGGCAAAATTTTGTCCAACAGATCCGTGGTCTGTTTCTTGGATAGGCCTGCCGGGATCGATCTTGCGATGAGGTGAGTGGCCAACATCGGATAACGAAGCAGTTTGTCATTTTTCTCAGGCTTGTTCGCGGCCAAGTCCGCGTCGATGGCCGCAAACGTATCCGCTAGCGACGCGATCAGTTGACGTGATTGCGGTGTGCCGCCCTGCCCTGCCCCGCTCTGCGATTTCCGGATCTTTCGGTCGTCCAGTTCGATGGCAGCCAGACGAACCAGCGCTGCGGCGATATCAGCGTCGTCGCCTGGTTGCTTGCTGCGCGTCGCGATCGTTTCAGCGATTTGATCCGACTTTCCTAGTTCGGCGGCCACATCGGCCAGCATCAGCACGGTATCGACGGCGGGCAGGTCTGGCGAACAGGTCGGCAACGCTTGGATGTCGGCCAGACGCGGAGTTTGACGCTGCAGCATTTCCGGCGGCGTGTCGTAGCGAACAAACCCAGTCCAGTGGGCGATGGGATCATCAGCGGAATCGCCAAGTGTGATCCGTTGCAATACATCCAGCTGGTCCGACTTCGGAAGTTTTTGAATTCCCAAGCATAGTTTGCCGACCGTCAACGATTGCGGATCGGTCCCGTCGGCTTCGTCAGACGCGATCAATTGGCGAATGAACAACGGGATCTGCTGAGCCATGCCATCAGCCACCAATTCGTGCATGAATCCCTCCAACGCTCGCTGGACATATTCGTCGCGACGATCGTCGTCATAGTTGGCATATCTCGCTTCGATGGAATCCGATTCCATTTTCAAAATTTCGCCGAATCGGGTCGGTGATCCTCCTTGAGCGGAACTCTTTAGCATCAGCTTGCGCAGTTTGCTGGCGATACTGCGGTGTCGGTTGGACGTGTAGGAGTCCGATGCGATCAGGGCAACGGTGCGCTGCAACAGGTCGCTAACCTGGTCTGCGACTTCTGGTACCGGGATCACGGCATCTCCGGTTAACGGCCAAATGCATCCGAGCACCAGATTGATCGACTCGCTTTTACGGTACGAGTCTTGTTGCATCTGGGACGTAATCGATGTCGGGCCAGCCGCCTGCGGTGCGATGGCATCTTTGTCGGGCAATACCGAATCCATGGCTTCGGTGAAACTGTTCAAGGCGGTCTCCAGCGTGGCAAAGTCATTCGCCGCCCAAGATGCCTCCACGATCGCTCGTGCCACCACCGCTTTCTCGGTCGTCGTTTCGATTCGCTGCTGCAATTGCGCGATCAACGATTTCGATTGTCCCGACTTGGCGGCGGCACGCGCCATTGCGATCGACGCAGACTGGACCTCGCCGCTGGTTTGGCTGTTGTCGTATCCCGTCGTCGAAACCATGCCTGTGGCGTACGGGAACACGGTTGCCGGGCGATGCTGTGGCAGAACGATCGAACGCAGCGAGTCGGTAATCAAGGTCATGGTTTCCTTGGACGGTTCCTGCGGCGGTTCATCGCCGTCGGATTTTCCGTCTTTGTCTGTTGCCGGATCGCTAGTGCCCAGTTCGAAACCACTGGCATCGGAATACAGATCCACAATCTCGTTCACTCGTCGAACCAATTCACCCATCCCGCCGTCATCTCGGTTGTTCGAATTGACGTTCGATCGGGCGATCGTAAACGCGTCGCCCGTCGTGGCCATTTTTCGAAGTGGCGGGCCATTGCCCAAAGCCAGAGTCAATGCACGCGTGGAGACGGCGATGTCGCCTTGGATCGCGGTCGTGCGGGCGATGTTCAGCGCCGTGTCGCACTGCTCGGCTGATAGCGGTGCACCCTCCGTCGATGCCGCTTCGATCGAATCCAGATAGGTTGCAAACGTCTGGGACGTGTCGCCGATCAACTGGGCCAGCGCCAGGTCCAGCTGCGGTTCGTCGGCTGTTTTTGCCGCCGTTCGTAGATAGCGAACCAATGTCTTGCCGATTTCGTCGTGCTCCGCTTCCTGGGAATCGACGAGGGTCTTGGCGACCGGGTACAGGTCCAGCAGGTCGCGGTACTTGCTTGCTGTGGGTGTTCCTTCGGCGGCAGCCACATCGGCCATCGGTGGCAGTCGATCCGTCAGTCGGTCGGCCGCGGATGAAACGTTTGCCGGATCAGTCATCGACGCGATCAGCAGTTCGGCTGCGGGCAATGACCAGTCCTCGGTCTTCTTGGCGGCAAGGTCCGCAATCGCTGCCGCGAATTCCTCAACGGCGGCCTTGCCGTCATCGCTCTGGATCGCCGTTTCGATCGCTAGCGTCAGCCCCGGCTTCGTATCACCTGACAGCAGTGCATTGGCCGGCAGATCCATCAAGTCGATTTGCTGCTGCCCTGCCCTGTCGATGTCTTCACGGTCGGCCAGTGCTTGCGAGGTCCAACGCAGGTACTGAGTGCTGGATTCAGGAGTCACTGCATCCGCAGCCTTCTTGGCCGAATCGACGAACTTGTCGATCGACATCGATCCGCTCCAACGCTTCGATCGTTCGAACTTGGCGGGTTCCGAAATGGCACGCCGATAGATTGCCAGTGCATCGATGGGACAACCCATATCGATCAGTTTGTCAGCGATCGACTGGTACTCTCTCAGTTCTTGGTAGTCACCGTAGCCTGGATTGTATTGGTTTTGATCGGAATGATCGATCGACCGGTATCCATCCAACGCAAATTGCCTTGCCTTGTCGGATTGGTTGTTATCCGCGTAGGCATCGACCAAGCGAGCGGCGACGGAGTACCGAAAGTCCACTTTGGAAACGTTGGGGTCTTCGGTGGATGCTTCGTACAGTGCGATCAATAGAGCTGGCCGATCTGGTACGTCGCGGATTGTTTCGACCACCTGTCCCGCTTGCCACAACAATCCGCCGCTGATGTTCACTGTGGTGTTGTCCGCTGCGGAGTCATCGTCATTCGCCGCGGTGACGGCCTGTGCGGTGATTTCGTGAAGTCGTTTGGCGGCATCCGATTTCTGGTCGGCGGTCTTCAGGTCAACCAACGCGATCAAAAACTCGGCCGTTGGCTTCTGGATTTCCTTTGCCGCGGCCGCTTGGGCGGCATCGGAAAACTGCTTGCCGACTTGTTCGTCCGCGACGATCATGTTGATCAAGTCCGCTAGCGGGCCGCGGGCGGTGCCACCGCTGGAACGGCTGCGGACTTGCCACATCGTCGACGATGGCAAAAACGCGTCGTCACTGCAGATCGCCGCGATCATCGTGTCGCGAATCTCGGGGATCTTTTGGACTTCCGATTCCGGGATTCCGTCGATGATTGAATGAAAGTTCTGCTTTGCGTGGGTGCTTTTCATCGCATGCCGAATGAAATTACGTTTGGCGTCGCTGAACTTGGTTCGGTCGCCCATCGATACCAGTTCGTCCAAACGGTAGCCCGGCATGGCGTCCGCGTCGATTTTTAGCAGCCTTTCAAACATCGAATCTTCGGATTTGGCCTGCTGAACCGATCGGCGCATATCATAGTAGCTATTGCCCATCAGACTCGGCTGCTTCTCGAACGCATCCAAGTACAGGTCGGCGGCTTCCTTGTGCTTTTTGTTTCTGGCCATCGACGCAGCACGCGCGATCAGTTGGCGTGGGTCGGCGGGCCGATCTTCGCTCATGTCTGCCCATAGTTTTTCCGCGTCTTCGCCACGTCCAGCGGCGTTGTACAGTTCCGCCAATTCCAATCGCGCTCGGTTCGATGATGGTGACGACTTCAGCCGCCGCTCGGCGCGTTCAATCAATGGTTCCATGCGACCGGCCGACGTCAGGATTTCGACGGCTTGGCGGCGATAGTATTCTTGGTTGTTCTGGTTGCGGCTTCGGCCGCTGCCCAATTTACGCAAAATCGAATATGCCACTTCGGCTGCGGAATCTTTGTCTTCGCTAGCCATGAACGAGCGCGCGATCTGTAGTTCCACGCTTTCGTCGCGTGTTTTCCCGCCTCGCATCCGACGCAGTACCGCCGCCGCTTTGTCGTTCATGCCCAAACGCCGCAACTGGTCGGCGAGCGCCAATTGCGTGTTGGTATCCATTCGCATCCCGAATAGACGTTGGGCGGACTTCTTGGCGCGTTCGATGTCACCCAATTCGGCGGCTAAGTTCATCGCTGCCATTTCTTTGCGGACCAACATCCGACTGTCCAGCGGATCAAACGAATCGAGCGCATCCAACGCGACACGCGGTTGGTCCAGTTCGCTGGCCAGCCGAGCCCGTTCGATCTGTAAATCGACATCGTCGGGATACTTTTCGCACAACGCGATCAGGGCCCGGTAACAATCTCGGGGACGGTCGTCCCACCAATGCGCGAATGCGGCCAACGCACCACGTGACTTCAGTTCATAGATCGGTGCATCGGGCAGCGGGGTTTGCAGATGTTCGATGATGTCCAACGGCACACGCACGGATCGGTCGTTGCTGTTGCTTTTCGCCGACGGGTCGCTGGGCAGCAGACTGGACAATTCCGCCACCATCGATTGATTGATCAGGGAAGTCGACAACGGCGCTTTGATTTGAATCGATCGATACATGCCGGTGGACGTCTGATAGTAAGTTTGCAGAGTGCCATCGGACGGCGATGAACCTCTGCGGTTTGTTTGGAACGTCTTTCCAATGGCGGAAGCCAAGACCGCGTCCAAAAGCGCCAGCCGGTTTGCGGCAACGAACGACTTTCCACGCTTCGTTGTTTGTCCAATGCTGCTGGCCGATCCGGTGATGCTGTTGCTGCCGATCGTTGATTTTGTGTGGTTGCGGGCGGCTGGCAACAAACGATCAACCAATGCTTGGGCACGCTCGGAGTCGCGGAATTGGACGTGAAACGCAATCGTGGCCAGCAGTTCTTGGATCGATGCGTCAGGTTTCGGTGCCGGGATGTCGAACTCGTTGGCTCGTTCCGGTTGCTCGGCGATGGTGAACTCGTTCATCAACACCGTGCGCAGTGACAGTTGGCTGGACGCCGAACCGGTTGCATGTTTGTCTTCGATTCGGCGGAACTGCTGGACCAGAAGATCCAATTGTTCCGGGCTCAGAGGCTGGATCGGCTTGGAATCCGCCTTGTCCGGATTGTCTTGACCCGGATCGTTCTGGTCCGGATTGTTTTGGTCGGCGGCTGGATCATCTGCGGCATGATCCTCTTCGTCCTCGGGGACTTTGATCCGCTGCATCAGCGTCGGCAGAATGGCGGACAGGCCGTTTTCGGGGTCCAATTTTGCCAGTCGCCAATTCAGTGCTTCTTGACGCTGCTTTTCTTCTTCGGATGGTTCGGCGGCAGGTGTTGCTGAGGCGTATGGCGAGTTCGATGTCCCCGCCACGAGTGCAACAAACGATTGCAGAGAACGGTTTTCCCAGATGGCCATCGCATCATCGATCTGGTCGGTATCGGGCAATGCGAATGGGCCGTCCATCAGCTGGGCAAGGGAGGCGTCCAGTTCGTCCCCGGAAAGCTCCTTGGCGTGTCGAGCCAGCATCAGCATCCGGGCGATGACGCGAGCGTGGCCGAAGGTTCTGGGGCGGACAATCCCGACGCTGCTGCTGGAACCATAGTTTTGAGTTCCGTACCGCCCCAGCTTGTAATTGCGAGCCATCTGATAGCCGTCCTGTCCCCAATACAACGGGCTGGTGAGGTAGTTCGCCGGATAGTTCGCCAGCTGTGGACTGGGTTTGGATGGTTTCTGAGTCGGCGGACTAGCGTCCATGGCCAGATCCAGTTGACGAATCTCGTCGCACAGTTGGATCGCTTCATCGAACCATTTTTCGCGATCGTCGTCGTTTTCGTAAAGCAGCAGTTCGGCGAGCATCAGTTTGACATCCCACAGGCTGGAATCTCGCTTGATCGCTTCACGGCAGATGGCGATCGCGGTTGCGGATTCCCCGCGTGAAGCAGCTGACTGGATCATCGAACCTAAACGGACCGGATCCGAGGCCAGCGAGATTCGTTCGCTCAGCGCGGTGGCAACGTCGATCATTCCGGAATCCAGTTTTAGCTGGACCAACTTGAATCGATTTTCGGGCGTGTCGGCCAATGCGACGATGCGCTGCTGGAACTCCGCGGCGGTTGCGACCTCGTCCGCCAAGTCGCTCAACCGAACCATCGTTTCTAGCAGCGACACATCGCGCGGTTGTTGGGCCAGCAATCGGTCGATGGCTTGGCGAGCGGCCCCATAGTCCTCGATCGATTCGTAGGCGGCGGACGTTAGCAACAGCGTGCCACGCGTGTCGCCATCCTCGCGCCCAATCGCGTTGATGCGCTGAATCAGTTCGTCGACTTCGCCTTTGCGGTCATACAGAGGTGCAATTTGTTTGATAAGCGCGATGCGGTCATCGGATTGGCGTTCGTACTGCATCGCTTGCCAGTACAGTTCGATGGCTTCGTCGGTGCGATAACGATCGGCCAATTGGGAAGCCATCATTCGTCGCGGTGCGTTGTCGCGTGGGGCCACGTTCATCGCCCGGCGCAGTGCAGTGAACGCCTGGTCGTCGCGGTCGGCACGAAACGCCGTGCGAGCCATGTGCAGATAGGATTCAGGGCTGGCTGGGTTGGCATCGATCAGCGATTCGCACGTCGCCAGCGCTTCGTCGATTTGCCCCAGGCGAACCTGCAGGTCGACGAACTTCTGCAAATAGTTGGTGCGAAAACGCGTGTCCACTTTTGCCAAATGTTCGAACAACACTGCTGCGTCGGCGATCCGCGTTTGTCGTTCGGCAATGTCTGCGGCCACGATCAGGACATCGATGTTGTCGGGATCCGACTGCATCGCCTGTTCAATCGATTCGGCGGCCTCGGTCAGTTGTCCAGCCGCTTGCTGCATCATCGCCAACTGCCGCAGGTTCATCGGTGTCGACGGAAGCTGTTTCAAGTCCGCGATCTGCTGGCTTAGCGTGCCAGCCTGTTGGTAGGTCGTGATCAGGTCCTTCAACACCTGTTCTTGTTCGTCCGGGGTTTCTGCAATTTTCTGGGCGACTTCTAGCCGAGCAATCGCTTCGTCATGTTTTTTGGCATCACGCAGTGTCTTGGCGAAACGCAGTTCTTGAGCGAAGGTTAGGTCCAGTTTCGACGCGTCCCGCCATGCCGCCAATGATCGGTCATGCAGGTCGAACGTTCCGAAGACTTCGCCCAATCGAACCAGGGAATCGCGGCCACGTCGGTCTCCTTCGGCGATCGATTCCCAAGCTTGGATGGCTTCGTCTTGGCGGTCCAGCTTGTGCAGATATTCGCCCAGGTATTCGCGGTACTGCGGCGAATCTGGATCGATGTCGATGGCTTGTCGGTACAGTTGGATCGCATCGTCTTGACGTTCGATCCCACGCAATCGATCGGCAATCTGGGACAGCGTGACTGCATCGTCCGATCGCGCGTCGGCAAGCTTTTGCCATACCGCGGCGGCGGCACTGCGTCGTGCATCCAGTTCCGACTTGGGATCGTCCAGCAGCAGTTGTCCCCAACGCAGCAGGTAGTCGGGGTTTTCGGGATCGTCTTTGGCCAGGATTTCGTACTGTCCAGCCGCCGCCTTGGTATCGCCCAACGAAACCAGTACGTCCACCAACGCCAATCGCACATCGGCATCCTCGGGCGCTTTCGCGGCCGCCAACAGCAACGTTTCTTTGGCTTCGTCCAGACGCCCGGCCGAAACCAGGATTCGGCCCAATCGAGTTTGCATTGCCAGGTTGTCCGACGAATCAGCCAAGCGACTTTGGTAGTAGTCGGCAAGCGCGTCGTAGTCGCCCGACTTTAGGAACCCGTCTTCGATTCGATTGCGGACGTCTGTGTACAACCAACTTCCCGGACGCAGTCGAGCCAAGATGACTTCCAGGTCTTCGGTGGCCTGATCGGACTGGCCCAAACGACGCCTCATTTCTGCCGCTTCGACAGCGAACGAAATTTTGTCCTCTTCGTCTTTGGCTGATTTCGATAACGCAACGAATCGCTGCAGGGCCTCTTCGAGGTTTCCCTCTTCGGCCTGAGTCCGTGCGATCTGGCCTCCGACACGTCCGTCGCCTGGGAACATGGATTCCAATTGCGTCCACACGGCCAACGCTTTTTCGTTCTGGCCGGCGCGGCCGTAGATCCGCCCTAGTTCGGTAAAGATTGGCACTGCTTCGTTTCGCGCCGGGCCGCGATCGATCGCCCTCTGCATCGCTGCGGCGGCTTTTTCGGTTTCCCCAATCGCCAACAACGATTTGCCCAAATAGAAACTGCAGGCTGCGTCCTTCGGCAATCGTGTTTCGGCCGTCGCCAACGCTTCGGCTGCTAACGCGGACTTGCCTCGCTGTGCCTGAATCAGGCCTCGGATCATCGTTTTCTGACCCGCCGAATCTGCATCCGGTGGAACCGTCAGCGATTCGATCAAGTCGTCCAGCGACCCGTTTTGGACATGGAAACCGTACACGCGATCCAGTGCAGTCCCCGGGCGTGGCCGCCTCATCAAGACCTGCAGGAAACGATCGGCAGTGATCTGTTCCTTGCTGGATTCTGTACTGGATCCTGTGGGGGCTTGCGCGATGATGGGATCGCCGATCACGGATATGGAGACGCCCATGAACAAGGCGAAGCCCAAGCGGAAACCTGCGGTCAAAACACGGCGGGTATCTGTCACGGGAACCTCTGCGTCGATGAGGATGCCGAATCGAAAGAAATCGATTGGCAAATCGGAAAAGCGGTAGCGACCACCAATCTTAGCGGACCAGGACCGGCCGGGGGGGGAAGCGAAAACCAATCCTCGGAATCCGGCCTGAATCGCGTCCCGATTCACCGATGTGCTATCAATCGGTCATCGAATCGAGCGCCGCCATCATGCCCTTCCAAACCTGGCCGACGTGTTCCGGTGTGGTTCGCCAATTGGTAACGGAGATGCGAATCGCGGGGGTGGCGAAGTATTCGGTCGGTGTCATGTAAAGCTGTCCGCCCGCCTGAACGCGATGCAAATACTGCTGGACTTGCCTGTGTGTCGTCGGTTGACCTGCCAGCGTGAAGACGATGCCGTTCATCCGAACTGGGGCTAACAATTGGAATTCGTCCGCTTCGTCGATCCGCTGACCGATCTGTTTGGCGATTTGACAATTCCGCAGCACGATCTCTTGATATCCCTGACGTCCGTACGCCATCAACGTGAACCATGCTGGCAACGCGCGAAATCGTCGAGAGTTTTCAGGGGTCAGGTTTACGAAATTCGTCGGTGTCGGATCGGATTCCAAATAGGCCGCCGAGTTTTGGAAAACTTCAAGTTGCAGTCTCAGGTGACGGGTGAACACCATCGCCGAGTCGTACGGCACGTTCAGCCATTTGTGCGCGTCGATGGTGATGGAATCGGCTCGGTCCATCCCTGCTACCAACGATTGTGTTTCGGGGACACATGCGGCGAAGCCACCGAAGGCAGCGTCGACGTGAAACCAAGCGGTGAATTCTTTGCAAAGATCCGCCAACGTATTCAAGTCGTCGTAGTCGACGCTGTTGACGGTCCCCGCGTTGCCGACCACCAAGCAGGCTTCGCCCGAACCCCGGATTTCGATCAAACGTTTTCGCA
Protein-coding regions in this window:
- a CDS encoding MazG nucleotide pyrophosphohydrolase domain-containing protein; its protein translation is MPSSDSSQPPRSSDELSIADLQRHIHQMYYEKDVIRGVDGTFMWLMEEVGELASALRGDDQENLAEEFADVIAWLATIANVAGVDLNAALSAKYGHGCPGCKRLVCECPSSEKP
- a CDS encoding sulfotransferase family protein, giving the protein MTESKPSPSEKPAGNAGFHRYPFYSPRFWHGMRPATWFGLLRSGRCRIHPSRIGILIGVTIATPFNTLMAGIQWLIFRRQLAEAELHGPPVFIVGHWRSGTTLLHELMVRDERLSSPSTYQCFAPSHFLISQWFFRRFANWLLPGKRPMDNMAAGWERPQEDEFALLTLGLPSPYRRIAFPNEGPADMDYLDFEGVPPADIKTWLQGLRSFLLRVSISTGRPLIIKSPTHTGRIAQLAAEFPDAKFIHITRDPRDLYPSTMRLWKGLDEVQALQQPDESDLDQYVVDCFQRMYGAFHRDRDQLPSGRLMDVRYEDLVADPVAVLRNIYQSLHLSDFDAVCPVIEEWVESEHRGYQPNKHQLEPATEAMIRGAWKEYFDRYGY
- a CDS encoding 3-keto-disaccharide hydrolase; the protein is MSALLLGVVPGCSGKPAPESAAVPVEKSAEQPQVAKEPAPIAPQVYEASADELLAARLPADQASEGWIRLFDGHTLYGWEITGAANWRIEDGSIVVDEGAKCLLCTSMPWQDFELELEYQADADTNSGVFLRTPLEPEDPALDCYEVNIAPADNPYPTAGLVKRQKADPVSEPESADAWRTMRMVLDGDHLTVAVDGKVVNDYTDKVGLETGRIGLQHNGGRIAFRNIRLKPIGLNSLLSKDLDQWTKYPEMPGSFTVTDDGDLHVQGGRTQLESKQSFGDFVLLAQYQLAKPEMNSGIFFRCIPGDEMMGYECQLSNEVKDGNPLAPADTGTGGIFKRQDARVVAGDADKFSTLVLVVHQQKIAAWVEGVQVSNWFDDRKADENPRRGLRLEPGTIMIQGHDPTTDAKLKQIAIRAIE